In the genome of Candoia aspera isolate rCanAsp1 chromosome 1, rCanAsp1.hap2, whole genome shotgun sequence, one region contains:
- the MRPS5 gene encoding small ribosomal subunit protein uS5m — protein MAAAVVVAAQRVCNAGILRTACRGYTLIPKHGISCQYAALAWTLQTHCNISASYNVTVQQRRQRSFFNKLTASELWKGVAAENTAGGRKGRGKRGKRKKTRDLNRGQVLGEGSLGFLWPGLNAPLMVSGKVQAITQRDEEEQKTLQLAKAEELQKIDKKRRMRIKKERGWTGRSWGGVSLGSPDPGPNGETYEDFDSRVIELKPVFNMTANEGRKRSMRALVVVGNGRGSAGFALGKASHMRNALRKAKNKAIRHLQYVERYQDHTIFHDTATTFKKTTIRMKKQNKGYGLRCHRAIITICKLIGIKDMYARIYGSNNLLNLTTCLFKGLANQETHQSLADKKRLYVVEFREECGPLPIVVAKPNGMVREDPEPEERALDVRLEWKEVKAAQGIKSKWADVKRPVW, from the exons ATGGCGGCTGCCGTAGTTGTCGCGGCCCAGAGAGTCTGCAATGCCGGTATCCTCAGGACCGCGTGCAGAG GTTATACTTTGATTCCAAAGCATGGAATCAGTTGCCAGTATGCTGCCCTGGCATGGACTTTACAGACACATTGTAACATTTCTGCATCATATAATGTGACagtacaacagagaaggcagagaagCTTTTTCAACAAAT TGACAGCCAGCGAACTCTGGAAAGGAGTTGCAGCAGAAAATACtgcaggtggaaggaaaggaCGAGGCAAGCGAGGCAAGCGGAAAAAAACGAGGGATCTCAATAGAGGCCAGGTCCTTGGCGAAG GATCTTTAGGTTTCCTTTGGCCTGGCCTCAATGCTCCATTGATGGTATCTGGAAAAGTTCAAGCCATTACTCAGCGAGATGAAGAAGAGCAGAAGACACTGCAATTAGCAAAAGCCGAGGAACTACAAAAAATAGACAAGAAAAGGAGAATGAGGATTAAGAAGGAGAGAGGTTGGACTGGACGATCCTGGGGAGGTGTCAGTTTAGGATCTCCTGATCCTGGTCCCAATGGAG AAACATATGAAGATTTTGATAGCAGAGTAATTGAG CTAAAACCTGTATTTAACATGACTGCAAATGAAGGCCGAAAAAGATCTATGCGTGCCCTTGTGGTTGTTGGAAATGGAAGAGGATCTGCTG GTTTTGCTCTGGGAAAAGCATCCCACATGAGGAACGCATTAAGAAAA GCAAAAAATAAAGCTATTCGCCATTTACAGTATGTTGAAAGATATCAAGATCATACAA ttttccaTGATACTGCAACCACTTTTAAGAAAACGACAATTCGGAtgaagaagcaaaacaaag GTTATGGTCTTCGCTGTCACCGCGCTATCATCACAATCTGCAAATTGATTGGAATTAAAGACATGTATGCCAGGATTTATGGATCCAATAATTTACTGAATCTCACTACATGTCTCTTTAAGGGATTAGCTAATCAG GAAACTCACCAAAGCCTAGCAGACAAGAAGAGACTCTACGTGGTAGAATTCCGTGAAGAATGTGGCCCATTGCCCATTGTTGTTGCAAAGCCTAATGGAATGGTCAGAGAAGATCCTGAACCAGAGGAAAGGGCTCTTGATGTCAGACTGGAATGGAAAGAAGTGAA